The Sorangiineae bacterium MSr11954 DNA segment CCTCCGACGCTTGGTCGGTTTCGGGCGGAATGGCCAGCATGTCGTGCATGGCATGGCGCAAAAAGAGGCGGTTGTCGCCGATGCCCAGCGGCAACGATGCGCGGCGCAGCTCGAAGGCCATGGCCCCCGCGTGCGGAAACCGGTTCGACGGATCGAGCTCCAGCGCGCGGTTCAAAATCTCGGCGACCGGCTCGTAGAGGCGCGGCTCGAGCACGTTCATCTCGATGTCACCTTCGCGGGCGCGCGCAAAAGCATCTTGATCGCTGATGGAGGGCGACCAGCGCGGGCCGACGAGCATCTCGCGCATCAAAATGCCCAGCGCAAACACATCGGAGCGCGCGTCGGGGCGCCGTCCTTTGGCGACCTCCGGTGCAAGCGTGGCCGCGCGGCGCGCGAACGAGCGAATGTTGCGAACGCCCGAGGCCGGGCGAATCGCCTGCGCCAGGCCGAAGTCGGTCAGCTTGACCTCGCCATTCCACGACACCAGAACTTCGCGCGCCGAGAGCTCGCCATGGCTCATGTTGAGGAGCCCGCCTTCGAGGTTGCGGGTGTCGCGCGCGGCGGCGAGGCCTTCGGCGATTTCGGTCGCCATGAAGAGCGCCAGATCCGGGGGAACCTTGCGGTCCATTTTCGTATACGCATCGATGAAAGCTTCGAGGGTGCAACCGTCGATGAGCTCGCTGATGATCATCACGGTGTGCCCTTCGAAGACCACCTCGTAGGTCGCGGCCACGTTGGGGTGCACGATCAAGGCGGCCATCTTCACCGCGTTGAAGATGGCGGTGGGCACCGGCTCCTGTTCATCGTGGGTCGACGCATCGATCACCTTCACGGCGACGCGACGCTGCACACCGTGCGGCGACTCGAGGACGCCGGCGAAGACGGTGGATGCGTTTCCCCGACCCAACTCGGCGCCGAGGATGACGCGGCGATCGGGCGGCGCAGAGGAACCAGAAGCACCTGGAACATCAGAGGACAGCGCGATCGCGCGGCGGCGATCGACGGGTGGGAGCGGAGTCGGCCGGGCCATTTTTTTCTTCGCCGTGCGGGTGTCG contains these protein-coding regions:
- a CDS encoding protein kinase encodes the protein MARPTPLPPVDRRRAIALSSDVPGASGSSAPPDRRVILGAELGRGNASTVFAGVLESPHGVQRRVAVKVIDASTHDEQEPVPTAIFNAVKMAALIVHPNVAATYEVVFEGHTVMIISELIDGCTLEAFIDAYTKMDRKVPPDLALFMATEIAEGLAAARDTRNLEGGLLNMSHGELSAREVLVSWNGEVKLTDFGLAQAIRPASGVRNIRSFARRAATLAPEVAKGRRPDARSDVFALGILMREMLVGPRWSPSISDQDAFARAREGDIEMNVLEPRLYEPVAEILNRALELDPSNRFPHAGAMAFELRRASLPLGIGDNRLFLRHAMHDMLAIPPETDQASEADRTAPARRSRTGHL